From Corvus moneduloides isolate bCorMon1 chromosome 2, bCorMon1.pri, whole genome shotgun sequence, one genomic window encodes:
- the LAMP1 gene encoding lysosome-associated membrane glycoprotein 1, which translates to MARRLLAAAALLGFLQASSSFEVKDSSGKVCIIADLTVAFSVEYKNNGQKQFVHFFLPQNASVDSQSSCGKDNASHPVLILDFGAGHSLSLNFSESADKYQVEELVFHYNLSDATLFPNSTAGVVKTVSHKSVIQAHRGTKYRCTNSKHINMKAVNVTFSNVTLEAYLTNGTFSVNTTECAEDMVSTTTVVPTTPKQTTSQVPTTGPAPTSSPPNPAVGKYNVTGPNGTCVLAYMGLQLNITYPKKDEKMGLYLLNLIPRNTTFSGTCNNTSALLNLTFEKTRVIFQFALNASAEKFFLQGVSVSTTLPSEAKNPKFEASNNSISELRASVGNSYKCSSKENLQVTDQALVNVFNVQIQVFKIDGDKFGPVEECQLDENNMLIPIIVGAALAGLVLIVLIAYLIGRKRSHAGYQTI; encoded by the exons ATGGCCCGGCGGCTGCTGGCGGCGGCCGCCCTGCTCG gcTTTTTACAGGCTTCCTCTTCATTTGAAGTGAAAGATTCAAGTGGTAAGGTCTGCATAATTGCTGATTTGACAGTAGCCTTCTCAGTGGAATACAAAAACAATGGGCAAAAACAG TTTGTACACTTTTTTCTTCCGCAAAATGCTTCAGTAGACTCACAGAGCTCATGTGGTAAAGATAACGCATCTCATCCAGTTTTGATACTGGATTTTGGAGCAGGACATTCGTTAAGCCTGAATTTCTCAGAATCTGCAGACAAGTACCAAGTTGAAGAGTTAGTTTTCCACTACAATCTGTCAGATGCAACTTTATTCCCAAATTCAACTGCag GAGTTGTGAAGACTGTATCACATAAAAGTGTTATTCAGGCACATAGGGGCACAAAATACAGATGCACCAACTCCAAGCACATCAATATGAAGGCTGTGAATGTTACTTTCAGCAATGTCACTTTGGAAGCCTATCTCACAAATGGCACTTTCAGTGTGAACA cGACGGAATGTGCTGAAGATATGGTCTCTACTACTACTGTAGTGCCTACAACTCCTAAGCAGACTACTAGCCAGGTTCCAACAACTGGCCCAGCACCAACCTCAtcacccccaaatcctgcagttGGTAAATACAATGTGACTGGTCCAAATGGAACCTGTGTACTTGCTTACATGGGCTTACAGCTTAATATCACCTATccaaaaaaagatgaaaag ATGGGTTTGTATTTGCTGAATCTCATACCACGGAATACAACTTTTTCTGGGACATGCAACAATACATCTGCCTTGCTGAATCTGACTTTTGAGAAAACGAGGGTTATCTTCCAGTTTGCATTG aatgcaaGTGCTGAAAAATTCTTCCTGCAAGGTGTGAGTGTAAGCACGACTCTGCCTTCTGAAGCAAAAA ATCCAAAATTCGAAGCATCAAACAACAGCATAAGTGAGCTGAGAGCTTCAGTTGGGAACTCCTACAAGTGCAGTTCCAAGGAGAACCTGCAGGTCACGGACCAAGCCCTTGTCAATGTATTTAATGTTCAGATCCAGGTTTTCAAGATTGATGGAGACAAATTTGGGCCAG tgGAAGAATGTCAGCTGGATGAAAATAACATGCTGATCCCTATAATAGTTGGTGCAGCCCTTGCTGGTCTTGTTCTAATTGTCTTGATTGCTTACCTGATTGGCAGAAAGAGGAGCCATGCTGGATATCAAACAATTTAA